CCCCTCTCACTCAGCACTACCAACCACCAGCAACCACTcataaccaccacccaccaccacctccaccactacCTACCACCTCCACCACACCCTTCACCACCTACAACTATTTATCCAAAATGAATTCTTTTTcactttgataatattaatatttttttaaggaAAATGCTAATGACAACACTTAGGGTTGTCATTAAGAGATTAAAACATGCTAAAAATTGTGGTAAATGGGGTAGTTATTTTCTAAGAGGTGGTTGATTCACATTAAGGTACAATTATATATTGCATGTTTTACTCTCTTAATGACAACTATAAGGGTTGTCGTTagcattttctttttttttttaattaaaataacgATTACTATTAAAATGAAATTATCTTTCAACAATAAATGAAAGGAAGTGTCCTTTCACCACTTCTTTTTGTCATACACCACAAATTAAATATTTTTGACACTTCAATCATCTCCTTTTGTTTACCAAATATGGTATAAATTTCTTGAACGATTGTATCATTATCAAAGCATGTTCATTGATTTCTCTAATAAAGAAATTCAACCTAGTTTATTACCAAAATTAAGAACTTTCTAAatcttattataaaaataaacaaaaCTCATTCAGTTTTGTGTATGATTAGACGGTGTTTGATTTCCTCAAATAATTAATCAACATAAAATAGTTTCGAAGAGAAGAACATTACCAACATTTGGGTAAATCAGCATCGTCAAGGCCCAATTAACGTACAAGTAACTTGGTAACTGGATTTCGTATTCATCCAATTCAACAACAATACTCTGTATTATTTTCTTTTGATGAAAACAATAAGAACTAAGAATTGGCCGGTGGAAGGTATTTTGTAACTGGAATTTAGTATTTATTCAATTCATCGTTTAATTTATTTTCTTATAGGGTTTGCTCTTTCAATTTTTTGTAGGTTTTCATATTTCATAAATTATCATATACTCCGTATATGTTTATTTGATACTTAGACTATTCGTAATGATGAGCGGTGTCACTTTTGGTGTCACTTGTTTTTTTGCACTTTTTTAATTAGTAGGACGTGTTATTTTTCTGAGTGAAATAGTGGTGGTGTTTCTTTTTTGGTGTTACTTTAGTGGAAAGCTGAGGTgacattttatttttctttttttcgttttatttaattttatttatattattatatttattttttaaaaatatttttaaactctaacggctatatttttaactttttttttttttcaaacggcTAGTTTTTTACCTCTATATATACAACCACTCTTCCCAAATCATAAACACACACTTCATCTCTTCTAAAACTCTCAAACCATAACACACACACTTCGAAATGAGCCCGTTGAATGTTGTCGTTAAAGTTCACTATGGAGGTGAATTTGATCGCGATTTGATGAATTATACCCCGCATGCAACACGAGATTATTACATGGATGTTCGTAAGTGTCCAAGTTATATGTCGTTGCTTGAGTTGCTACAGCTAGACATAATCTACCCCACTAAACAAATCTGGTTTTTCAAAAAACCCAACGCTCATGCCTCGTTACTAGAAGAAGATCACGATTGGTTTGGTGCGATTGGGCGAGCCTTGTTACGTAACCAACCAATTACGCTTTACACCGAATGGATTGATGAAAGCTACGCCATTTCGGCAAGTGAAGATGAAGCTGTACCTGAATCTCCACCGTTTCAGCAATACCATATTCGCGAATTCAAAGATTGATGAATGTGTTTGTTGAAAATAGCCGTTAGGAATCAAAGTAATCGTTTTTAGGAACTATGTTGTTTTTCTATTTATAAGAAATAATGTAATCGTTTTaggaattattataatataataaacgGCTATATTTTATGAAATACCAATCTATCATTACAACTAAACATGAATTACATTAATTGAAATTACATAATTTTAAAATTCATTAACGAAACTATAAAATACATAAcaaattactcattattattagcgGACCGAAAATACGGTGATAAGTTCCAAACGTGCTCGGTTAAATCTGCCTCTAATTGTTGGTGAACTTGCTTGTCTCTTATTTCCTTAACCCTTGCATCTCGATCCCTCAAATCCCGTTGCAACCTTCGTGGTGGGTTCCTTTCTATCATTCTTTCTTCTCTTCTTCCAATAGCAAAACCGTTATTTTCTTGAATCATGTTATGTAATACAATACAAGCATACGtatgtcttctaattttgttgaagtCTTTAGATCTCGACGGAGTCTTTAACATTGCAAATCTACCCTGTAATACTCCAAATGCACGCTCAATATCTTTCCTTGCACTTTCTTGAAAACGTTTAAATTTTTTACGTGGTTCGTCAATTGGATTATGAGGCGCTTTTACCAACATGgcccatgataatgctaaaaacgaacatatatttcatagcattattccttaagaaagacaagcttttagttgcaattgttctatttaaaagtgatattcgtttaaataataaaaggtgaagacaaaagacagattcgacgaattgaagacgcaaacgaccaaaaagctcaaaagtacaaaagacaatcaaagaggttccaattattgataagaaacgtctcgaaattacaagagtacaagattcaaaacgcaaagtacaagatattaaattgtacgcaaggacgttcgaaaatccggaaccgggacatgagtcaactctcaacgctcgacgcaacggactaaaaattacaagtcaacgatgcacataaatataatataatatttaaataattcttataattatttatatattatataaataaataaaaaccgtcggcaagaaagactccaaattgtgtgagctgtaatttcaaactccgcgactcgcggagtttgaaggcaaaaaataccgcgagtcgcggagccccaaagtttgaaactccctataaagccaaccgaattctgatcatttttgatccaacatatatccatctctctatctatatcgtatatatttatatttatattttaattttaattttaattttaattttaatcctaataataagggtatgttagcgaatgttgtaagggtgtaagtcgaaattctgtccgtgtaacgctacgctatttttaatcattgtaagttatgttcaacctttttaatttaatgtctcgtagctaagttattattatgcttatttaatccgaagtaatcatgatgttgggctaattactaaaattgggtaattgggctttgtaccataattggggtttggacaaaagaacgacacttgtggaaattagactatggtctattaatgggctttatatttgtttaactaaatgatagtttgttaatgttaatataaagatttacaattgggcgtccctataaattaccatatacactcgatcggacacgatgggcggggtatttatatgtacgaataatcgttcatttaaccggacacgggaatggattaatagccactagaataattaaaacaggggtgaaattatgtacaaggacacttggtataattgataacaaaatattaaaaccttggattacactcagtcgacatcctggtgtaattattaaacaaagtattaaaatcttgttacagtttaagtccccaattagttggaatatttaacttcgggtataaggataatttgacgaggatactcgcactttatatttatgactgatggactgttatggacaaaaaccagacggacatattaaataatccaggacaaaggacaattaacccatgggcataaaactaaaatcaacacgtcaaacatcatgattacggaagtttaaataagcataattcttttatttcatatttaatttcctttattttatatttaattgcacttctaattatcgcatttttattgttattgtatttaattgcacttttaattatcgtaccttttaattatcgcaagtttattttatcgcacttttattattcgtaatttcattatcgttatttacgttacgctttaatttaagtcttgtatttatttttaatattttacatttggttttaactgcgactaaagttttaaaatcgacaaaccggtcattaaacggtaaaaacccccctttataataataatattacttatatatatatatttgtatttttataaaagtagactaatatagcgttaagctttgtttaaaaagattccctgtggaacgaaccggacttactaaaaactacactactgtacgattaggtacactgcctataagtgttgtagcaaggtttaagtatatccattctataaataaataaatatcttgtgtaaaaatgtatcgtatttaatagtatttcctgctaaaattaatagctattttatatacacctcgcacgacatcaagttatttttggcgccgctgccggggatcgcttaaaaaccggaagcgcaacgctaatataaaaaaataaaaataaaaattttagtttacttttattaaaattcgtttttataaaaatacgttttaaatattctaaaatataaaaagaaaaacaaaaatataaatatttttaggagtttgataaatatttaagttttataaagtttctttagtttgtaaaaatataagttttatttaatttattttataaatatattttataaaaaaaacgaaaaaaatatatatatatatatataaatctagctttaagatttttatttataaaattataaagtaattctatttttattttagtttttaaatataagtttttttttatacaaatatttagattttaaaacaaaaaaatataaaacaggaaaaaaaaaacgtcgaatttcaaactgtaccagagttgaattctggaaccccgcgactcgcggggtttgcagcttcgggaatcgcgactcgcggagccgtctgacacgaacctggtccagcaattaatacgatttaggttttaattatttattattattattattaaacctaattaggttttatatataatattatttagtttaagttttcaattaatttgtaatattaaattttaattagttttatttatatataaaaattaatactattataaaaaataatatttttataaaaattgtattttttacaactttttgtatatttttatattttgtccctttttaatcgttttagcgtaatatttgtatttttagctcatatttagttttaaacttagttttttttgacatagttatttttacttctagatttttaggctttgccgtagaattccttaagtgctttttctttagactaagatttaggtactctagaattttgcgacgcctttttaagttttagtttctttttaagttatttccatttgggatttagtttttcctgtaagctttaatatttttagacaccttttacctatgtatcaattatcattccaattagtaatctcaatttgcgattataatttgaagttagttgtagtgataaggttgggttagtcaagtgtttttaagttttataagtttcttttatttttccatcgccttttatctttctttcttatttttctttttcgacctttttccgacgaactctttttctttcttatttctcgctattctagttttaggacatagatttttattctacttcttatctaaatttcttaaaattacgaaaatttattttaagtggttaaattgatagacatcaaaattttctggttcgtagtaatagttggatttgtacgtggaccgagttattggagccaaacagtcctcaattatattgagaccaaatgaatcctgcccctctgctgcatcttttggctattcgaaacgtgggcaaaatcagaaaagtctattgattggataacttattataatttttctttccttttaaaaactaataggatattcagtgaatgcaccgagcaagacgttcaccaccttttgtacgttcaccacctgtaactagatcaagacatttagcaaatattactgccgttgatttttctttagaatcgtcatccagtcgaccaagtactccagttcaaatttccgataatccatttttttgaacccgacctcaccattgagaatccggagaatattcaggaacgattcgtagatcctgaaccactaaactttcctccggaaccaccaatcattcaaacagagattgttgaggaacgaaccattaaatcagaatcctctagtgattccgattcaacaaattcaattatggagaatctggaacctttaagtatggaagaccgaatgagagctaaacgcactggccaaggtaacgcaattactcatccagacattaatgtgccagattatgaaatcaaaggacaaattctacacatggtgactaatcaatgccaatttagtggtgcgccgaaggaagatccaaatgaacatctacgtacctttaataggatctgcacactatttaaaatccgagaagtggaggatgaacagatatatctcatgttatttccctggactttaaagggagaagccaaagattggttggaatcgctacctgaaggggcgatcgatacatgggatgttttagttgaaaaatttcttaaacaattttttcctgcatctaaagccgtaagacttcaagcagaaattgttacgttcacacagaaaccgaatgaaactctatatgaggcgtggacaagatttggaaagttgttaagaggatgtccgcaaca
This genomic window from Rutidosis leptorrhynchoides isolate AG116_Rl617_1_P2 chromosome 2, CSIRO_AGI_Rlap_v1, whole genome shotgun sequence contains:
- the LOC139889409 gene encoding uncharacterized protein; its protein translation is MLVKAPHNPIDEPRKKFKRFQESARKDIERAFGVLQGRFAMLKTPSRSKDFNKIRRHTYACIVLHNMIQENNGFAIGRREERMIERNPPRRLQRDLRDRDARVKEIRDKQVHQQLEADLTEHVWNLSPYFRSANNNE